The Alkalihalophilus pseudofirmus nucleotide sequence CATATAGCTTTGATTTAAACTGTTTATCATGAATGTTTTCATCGATAGCCCAGCCTGCTAGAATCATAGCTTGTTTGCGAATTCCATTTACTCGCATATCTTCATCTAAGCGTTCAAGGGTAGATCGCACAATTTTCTGATCAGGCCAGGTCGCTTTATACACCACCCCTACTGGAGTATCCTTGCTCCAACCTGCCGCTAAAAATTCCTTGACGATTTTCTTTGTTAAAGTGGCACTTAAGAACAAAGCAACAGTACAATTATGCTTCGCCAAGTCTCTTAACTTTTCTGCTTCAGGTACTGGAGTTCTTCCTTCGGCACGTGTAAGAATAACCGTTTGAGTTAAGTCAGGAACGGTTAATTCTGCGCCAAGAGCAGCTGCCGATGCGAAAACTGAACTGACTCCAGGGATAATTTCTACATTTATATCCTGCTTGTTCAACATGGAAATTTGCTCCATTATAGCCCCGTACACAGCAGGATCCCCAGTATGAACTCTTACAACTTGCTTTCCTTCCCGCAAGCGATCAACCATTACTTGGACCATCTCTTCAAGGTGCATCCCTGCGGTTTTGATAATTTCTGCATCAGAGTTAGCTTGCTCAATTAACTCTTTACTA carries:
- the cobM gene encoding precorrin-4 C(11)-methyltransferase, which encodes MRKLTIIGAGPGDPELITVKGLKKLKEADVVLYADSLVSKELIEQANSDAEIIKTAGMHLEEMVQVMVDRLREGKQVVRVHTGDPAVYGAIMEQISMLNKQDINVEIIPGVSSVFASAAALGAELTVPDLTQTVILTRAEGRTPVPEAEKLRDLAKHNCTVALFLSATLTKKIVKEFLAAGWSKDTPVGVVYKATWPDQKIVRSTLERLDEDMRVNGIRKQAMILAGWAIDENIHDKQFKSKLYDKEFTHGFRKGVKP